In Pyrus communis chromosome 1, drPyrComm1.1, whole genome shotgun sequence, the following are encoded in one genomic region:
- the LOC137740153 gene encoding GATA transcription factor 25-like codes for MTIDSIREPPPISMYGHSQDMTMPNPIPACDDDDAGAADSIDNAHIQYDSHTLEDGGIVVVEDVSSDGVYVQGGSASSELRGPPYDGSSQLTLSFRGQVFVFDAVTPEKVQAVLLLLGGNELSPNAQGTELASQNQRATEDYPRCSQPHRAASLFRFRQKRKERCFDKKVRYGVRQEVALRMQRNKGQFSSSKRSDGDSNWSAGQESGQEDCHTETSCKHCGISSKSTPMMRRGPSGPRSLCNACGLFWANRGGLRELSKRSHDIKRIEQGGEPDTKDLDSVTAIDAHDNLVPFSNGDNSALVAEN; via the exons ATGACCATCGATTCGATTCGTGagcctcctccaatttcaatgtACGGACACTCTCAGGACATGACCATGCCAAACCCGATCCCCGCCTGCGACGACGACGATGCCGGCGCCGCAGACTCCATCGACAACGCCCACATTCAATACGATTCCCATACGCTCGAGGACGGCGGCATCGTCGTCGTTGAGGACGTTAGCTCCGACGGCGTCTACGTTCAAGGCGGATCCGCTAGCTCCGAATTGCGCGGTCCGCCTTACGACGGCTCCAGCCAGCTCACGCTGTCGTTTCGCGGCCAGGTCTTTGTTTTTGACGCCGTTACGCCTGAAAAG GTTCAAGCAGTGTTATTACTGTTGGGGGGTAATGAATTATCTCCTAACGCTCAAGGGACGGAGTTGGCATCTCAGAATCAGAGG GCTACGGAAGATTATCCCCGATGTAGTCAACCTCACAGAGCAGCATCATTATTTAGGTTTCGTCAAAAGAGAAAAGAGCGATGCTTTGACAAAAAAGTGAGATATGGTGTTCGTCAAGAAGTAGCACTCAG GATGCAACGAAACAAGGGgcaattttcttcttccaaaaGGTCAGATGGAGATAGTAACTGGTCTGCTGGCCAGGAGTCAGGGCAGGAAGATTGCCATACCGAAACCTC CTGCAAGCATTGTGGAATAAGTTCAAAGTCCACACCAATGATGCGGCGCGGCCCATCTGGTCCAAGGTCTCTTTGCAATGCTTGTGGGCTTTTTTGGGCAAACAGG GGGGGTTTAAGGGAACTTTCCAAGAGAAGCCATGATATCAAACGAATTGAACAG ggTGGTGAACCTGATACAAAAGATTTGGACAGCGTAACTGCCATCGATGCACACGacaatcttgttcccttctCTAATGGTGATAACTCGGCTTTAGTTGCCGAAAACTAG
- the LOC137739978 gene encoding GATA transcription factor 24-like isoform X2, with product MATVNPQPLQARPIEEHGRAPIQVEDDDGDYEDGGDDGMEDMEEVHVNSVSVEKRGGGGGGGGGGGGGGGVVMASRTSELTLSFEGEVYVFPAVTPEKVQAVLLLLGGRDIPTGVPTVEVSSDQNTRGVGGTSKRSNLSRRIASLVRFREKRKERCFDKKIRYTVRKEVAQRMLRKNGQFASLKQTSGASSWESTQSCLQDGTPQPETLLRRCQHCGVSENNTPAMRRGPAGPRTLCNACGLMWANKGTLRDLSKSGRNLTVDHIEPGMPIEAKPVIVEGEISRNQDEHGTLGGLLKKVDEGSIDASVNPDEEDSQETAEDLTNSFPMGIVSPANDEQEPLAELANPSDTDIDITTNFD from the exons ATGGCGACCGTCAATCCACAGCCTCTGCAAGCTCGACCAATCGAGGAGCACGGGAGGGCTCCAATACAGGTAGAAGACGATGACGGTGATTACGAAgatggtggtgatgatggtaTGGAGGACATGGAAGAGGTGCATGTGAACTCCGTCAGCGTTGAGAAGCGAGGAGGAGGTGGGGGTGGAGGTGggggtggaggaggaggaggaggtgtgGTTATGGCTTCCAGGACCAGTGAGCTCACTCTGTCTTTTGAAGGCGAGGTGTATGTCTTCCCTGCTGTTACACCTGAAAAG GTGCAAGCAGTGCTCTTGCTGTTGGGAGGACGTGATATACCAACTGGCGTGCCCACTGTTGAAGTGTCTTCTGATCAGAATACAAGG GGTGTGGGTGGCACTTCAAAGCGTTCAAATCTTTCGCGAAGAATAGCTTCCCTGGTTAGGTTTCGTGAAAAACGGAAGGAGAGATGTTTTGACAAGAAAATTAGGTACACTGTGCGTAAAGAGGTTGCACAGAG GATGCTTCGTAAGAATGGACAGTTTGCATCGTTAAAACAAACTTCAGGTGCTTCTAGTTGGGAGTCGACTCAGAGTTGCCTTCAAGATGGCACTCCTCAACCAGAAACTCT CTTACGGAGATGTCAACATTGTGGAGTTAGTGAAAATAATACTCCTGCAATGCGCCGTGGACCTGCTGGCCCAAGAACTTTATGTAATGCATGTGGTCTTATGTGGGCAAATAAG GGAACTTTGAGAGATCTCAGCAAAAGTGGAAGGAACCTTACCGTCGACCATATAGAACCT GGGATGCCGATTGAAGCCAAGCCCGTAATTGTTGAAGGAGAAATCTCCAGAAACCAGGATGAGCAT GGTACTCTTGGTGGTCTTTTGAAAAAAGTTGATGAAGGATCCATTGATGCTTCTGTCAACCCAGATGAGGAA GATTCGCAGGAAACTGCGGAAGATCTTACTAACAGTTTTCCAATGGGGATTGTTTCTCCAGCCAATGATGAGCAG GAGCCGCTGGCTGAGCTTGCAAATCCGTCGGATACAGATATAGACATCACTACTAATTTTGATTAG
- the LOC137739978 gene encoding GATA transcription factor 24-like isoform X1 — MATVNPQPLQARPIEEHGRAPIQVEDDDGDYEDGGDDGMEDMEEVHVNSVSVEKRGGGGGGGGGGGGGGGVVMASRTSELTLSFEGEVYVFPAVTPEKVQAVLLLLGGRDIPTGVPTVEVSSDQNTRGVGGTSKRSNLSRRIASLVRFREKRKERCFDKKIRYTVRKEVAQRMLRKNGQFASLKQTSGASSWESTQSCLQDGTPQPETLLRRCQHCGVSENNTPAMRRGPAGPRTLCNACGLMWANKGTLRDLSKSGRNLTVDHIEPGMPIEAKPVIVEGEISRNQDEHGTLGGLLKKVDEGSIDASVNPDEEVCFAFKDSQETAEDLTNSFPMGIVSPANDEQEPLAELANPSDTDIDITTNFD; from the exons ATGGCGACCGTCAATCCACAGCCTCTGCAAGCTCGACCAATCGAGGAGCACGGGAGGGCTCCAATACAGGTAGAAGACGATGACGGTGATTACGAAgatggtggtgatgatggtaTGGAGGACATGGAAGAGGTGCATGTGAACTCCGTCAGCGTTGAGAAGCGAGGAGGAGGTGGGGGTGGAGGTGggggtggaggaggaggaggaggtgtgGTTATGGCTTCCAGGACCAGTGAGCTCACTCTGTCTTTTGAAGGCGAGGTGTATGTCTTCCCTGCTGTTACACCTGAAAAG GTGCAAGCAGTGCTCTTGCTGTTGGGAGGACGTGATATACCAACTGGCGTGCCCACTGTTGAAGTGTCTTCTGATCAGAATACAAGG GGTGTGGGTGGCACTTCAAAGCGTTCAAATCTTTCGCGAAGAATAGCTTCCCTGGTTAGGTTTCGTGAAAAACGGAAGGAGAGATGTTTTGACAAGAAAATTAGGTACACTGTGCGTAAAGAGGTTGCACAGAG GATGCTTCGTAAGAATGGACAGTTTGCATCGTTAAAACAAACTTCAGGTGCTTCTAGTTGGGAGTCGACTCAGAGTTGCCTTCAAGATGGCACTCCTCAACCAGAAACTCT CTTACGGAGATGTCAACATTGTGGAGTTAGTGAAAATAATACTCCTGCAATGCGCCGTGGACCTGCTGGCCCAAGAACTTTATGTAATGCATGTGGTCTTATGTGGGCAAATAAG GGAACTTTGAGAGATCTCAGCAAAAGTGGAAGGAACCTTACCGTCGACCATATAGAACCT GGGATGCCGATTGAAGCCAAGCCCGTAATTGTTGAAGGAGAAATCTCCAGAAACCAGGATGAGCAT GGTACTCTTGGTGGTCTTTTGAAAAAAGTTGATGAAGGATCCATTGATGCTTCTGTCAACCCAGATGAGGAAGTATGTTTTGCATTTAAG GATTCGCAGGAAACTGCGGAAGATCTTACTAACAGTTTTCCAATGGGGATTGTTTCTCCAGCCAATGATGAGCAG GAGCCGCTGGCTGAGCTTGCAAATCCGTCGGATACAGATATAGACATCACTACTAATTTTGATTAG
- the LOC137739992 gene encoding uncharacterized protein isoform X1 produces MKSKNGSKARAKDMVKDNGMVETEPEDLPIKSKKGSKKRAAAPDSNPPTVKDILEIGHGEAADGVLVDDDLNEPTMGEILGSLNLLDNDGPESHDKEESSLDPKPPSADSVHILLKQALHADDRALLLDCLYTQDEKVIAKSISELNPSGFLKLLQSLISIIQSRGAILACALPWLRSLLLQHASGIVSQESSLSALNSLYQLIESRVSTFQSALQLSSVLDVHYTGVIDDVDENETITPFIYESDTSDGEGSEEAMETDQENEEEEESDVALDGVSDFEGIEDMSE; encoded by the exons ATGAAGAGTAAAAATGGAAGCAAGGCACGTGCAAAAGACATGGTTAAAGATAATGGCATGGTTGAAACTG AACCAGAAGATCTGCCAATCAAGTCTAAAAAGGGCAGTAAGAAGCGTGCTGCAGCaccggattcgaatcctccaaCTGTCAAAGACATCCTTGAAATTG GTCATGGGGAGGCTGCAGATGGAGTTCTTGTTGATGATGACTTGAATGAACCAACCATGGGAGAAATTCTTGgaagtttaaatttattagaCAATGATGGACCAGAGAGCCATGATAAAGAAGAATCTTCTCTGGATCCAAAGCCTCCAAGTGCAGACTCGGTTCATATTTTACTCAAGCAAGCACTACATGCCGATGACCGTGCCCTTTTATTAGATTGCTTATACACCCAAGATGAGAAG GTCATTGCAAAGTCCATCTCAGAGTTGAATCCATCTGGTTTTTTGAAGCTCTTACAATCTCTCATTTCTATCATTCAATCGAG GGGTGCAATTTTGGCATGCGCACTTCCATGGCTTAGAAGTTTGCTTCTTCAACACGCAAGTGGTATAGTATCCCAAGAATCTTCtttgagtgccttgaactccttatATCAG CTCATTGAGTCCAGAGTTTCAACTTTTCAGTCGGCTCTTCAGCTATCGAGTGTCTTAGACGTGCATTATACAGGG GTAATTGATGATGTTGACGAGAACGAGACAATCACTCCATTTATTTATGAGTCTGATACAAGTGATGGAGAGGGATCTGAGGAAGCCATGGAAACCGATCAAGagaacgaagaggaagaggaatcTGATGTTGCCCTTGATGGTGTTAGTGATTTTGAAGGAATTGAAGACATGAGTGAGTGA
- the LOC137739992 gene encoding uncharacterized protein isoform X2: MKSKNGSKARAKDMVKDNGMVETEDLPIKSKKGSKKRAAAPDSNPPTVKDILEIGHGEAADGVLVDDDLNEPTMGEILGSLNLLDNDGPESHDKEESSLDPKPPSADSVHILLKQALHADDRALLLDCLYTQDEKVIAKSISELNPSGFLKLLQSLISIIQSRGAILACALPWLRSLLLQHASGIVSQESSLSALNSLYQLIESRVSTFQSALQLSSVLDVHYTGVIDDVDENETITPFIYESDTSDGEGSEEAMETDQENEEEEESDVALDGVSDFEGIEDMSE; the protein is encoded by the exons ATGAAGAGTAAAAATGGAAGCAAGGCACGTGCAAAAGACATGGTTAAAGATAATGGCATGGTTGAAACTG AAGATCTGCCAATCAAGTCTAAAAAGGGCAGTAAGAAGCGTGCTGCAGCaccggattcgaatcctccaaCTGTCAAAGACATCCTTGAAATTG GTCATGGGGAGGCTGCAGATGGAGTTCTTGTTGATGATGACTTGAATGAACCAACCATGGGAGAAATTCTTGgaagtttaaatttattagaCAATGATGGACCAGAGAGCCATGATAAAGAAGAATCTTCTCTGGATCCAAAGCCTCCAAGTGCAGACTCGGTTCATATTTTACTCAAGCAAGCACTACATGCCGATGACCGTGCCCTTTTATTAGATTGCTTATACACCCAAGATGAGAAG GTCATTGCAAAGTCCATCTCAGAGTTGAATCCATCTGGTTTTTTGAAGCTCTTACAATCTCTCATTTCTATCATTCAATCGAG GGGTGCAATTTTGGCATGCGCACTTCCATGGCTTAGAAGTTTGCTTCTTCAACACGCAAGTGGTATAGTATCCCAAGAATCTTCtttgagtgccttgaactccttatATCAG CTCATTGAGTCCAGAGTTTCAACTTTTCAGTCGGCTCTTCAGCTATCGAGTGTCTTAGACGTGCATTATACAGGG GTAATTGATGATGTTGACGAGAACGAGACAATCACTCCATTTATTTATGAGTCTGATACAAGTGATGGAGAGGGATCTGAGGAAGCCATGGAAACCGATCAAGagaacgaagaggaagaggaatcTGATGTTGCCCTTGATGGTGTTAGTGATTTTGAAGGAATTGAAGACATGAGTGAGTGA